One genomic window of Conger conger chromosome 7, fConCon1.1, whole genome shotgun sequence includes the following:
- the LOC133133595 gene encoding LIM domain kinase 1-like: MRCCECRTTLSHWYYEKEGQLFCKRDYWARFGELCNGCTETISTGLIMVAGEQKYHPECFTCLGCGSFIGDGDTYALVERSKLYCGHCYYRNIVTPVTLPDSTCRIPHTVTLVSIPASVDGKRGLSVSIDNDCSPGNRAPDSNPTVRVSELDSDCISPDVKSSVHVGDRILEINGTPIRNVPLDEIDLLIQETGRLLQLTIEHDPHDRGGGEGQGEGPALPTETPSPIRPTLTVPTSLDLCNLRSRAITRSSSIDKSPCSSGAASPLSQKKDIGRSESLRVVSSDRTHRIFRPSDLIHGEVLGKGCFGQAIKVTHRETGEVMVMKELLRFDEETQRTFLKEVKVMRCLDHPNVLKFIGVLYKDKRLNLIAEYIKGGTLREIIKKMDSKYPWKQRVSFAKDIAAGMTYLHSMNIIHRDLNSHNCLVKENNSVVVADFGLARLMVEDRSQDSLSSGTMAGLKKPDRRKRYTVVGNPYWMAPEMIHGKSYDERVDIFSFGIMLCEIIGRVNADPDYLPRTMDFGLNVAGFLEHYCPPDCPPSFFPIAARCCDLDADKRPPFSQLEEWLENLKMHLDIRLPLASELDQVDRAFWQNNSRSENSLHTHPEQPE; the protein is encoded by the exons GTTGCTGGGGAACAGAAGTACCACCCGGAGTGTTTTACTTGTTTGGGTTGCGGGTCGTTCATTGGAGATGGGGACACCTACGCCTTGGTGGAGCGATCCAAGCTGTActg TGGGCACTGTTACTACCGGAACATCGTTACCCCGGTGACCCTGCCGGACTCGACGTGCAGGATTCCGCACACGGTGACGCTGGTCTCCATCCCCGCCTCTGTGGACGGGAAGCGCGGATTATCTGTCTCCATCGACAACGACTGTAGCCCCGGCAACCGTGCACCGGATTCCAACCCCACCGTcagagtgtctga GTTGGACTCTGACTGTATCAGCCCAGATGTGAAGAGCTCGGTCCATGTTGGGGATCGGATCCTGGAGATCAACGGCACCCCCATCCGGAACGTTCCACTGGACGAG attgaCTTGTTGATCCAGGAGACAGGGCGGCTCCTGCAGTTGACCATAGAGCACGACCCCCATGATCGGGGTGGAGGGGAAGGGCAAGGGGAGGGCCCTGCATTGCCCACGGAAACGCCCAGCCCAATCAGACCTACCCTCACTGTCCCCACGAGCCTGGACCTCTGCAACCTGCGCTCCAGAGCCAtaac GAGGAGCTCCAGTATTGATAAGTCTCCCTGCTCCAGCGGTGCTGCCTCTCCTTTGTCTCAGAAGAAGGACATTGGGCGCTCTGAGTCGCTCCGCGTCGTCTCCAGCGACCGGACACACCGCATCTTCCGCCCCTCCGACCTCATCCACGGGGAGGTCCTGGGGAAGGGCTGCTTCGGGCAGGCCATCAAG GTGACGCACCGGGAGACAGGGGAGGTGATGGTGATGAAGGAGCTCCTGCGCTTTGACGAGGAGACGCAGCGGACTTTCCTGAAGGAG gTGAAGGTGATGCGGTGTCTGGACCATCCCAACGTCCTAAAATTCATCGGGGTCCTGTACAAGGACAAGAGGCTCAACTTAATCGCCGAGTACATCAAGGGAGGGACACTTCGAGAGATCATCAaaaaaatg GACAGCAAGTATCCATGGAAACAGAGGGTCAGCTTCGCCAAGGACATTGCTGCGGGGATG ACCTACCTCCATTCCATGAACATCATCCACCGGGATCTGAACTCCCACAACTGCCTGGTGAAAGAG AATAACAGTGTGGTGGTGGCGGATTTCGGGCTGGCGCGCCTCATGGTTGAAGACCGGTCCCAGGACAGTCTCTCCTCTGGGACGATGGCAGGGCTGAAGAAGCCAGACCGCAGGAAGAGGTACACGGTGGTGGGGAACCCCTACTGGATGGCCCCCGAAATGATCCACG GGAAGAGCTACGATGAGAGGGTGGACATCTTCTCCTTCGGCATCATGCTGTGTGAG ATTATCGGGAGGGTGAACGCTGACCCAGACTACTTGCCCCGGACGATGGACTTTGGGCTGAACGTGGCGGGGTTCCTGGAGCACTACTGCCCCCCAGactgccccccctccttctTCCCCATTGCGGCCCGCTGCTGCGACCTCGATGCAGACAAACG CCCCCCGTTCTCTCAGCTGGAGGAGTGGCTGGAGAACCTGAAGATGCACCTGGACATCCGGTTGCCCTTGGCCTCCGAGCTGGACCAGGTGGACCGGGCCTTCTGGCAGAACAACTCCCGCTCGGAGAACAGCCTGCACACCCACCCAGAGCAGCCCGAGTAG